In Saccharomonospora marina XMU15, one genomic interval encodes:
- a CDS encoding CPBP family intramembrane glutamic endopeptidase, whose protein sequence is MWWRWIPALAGIALVRLVPPDVSMGVRKGRKLRIEAAVLLAAAVLFATTLRLAGGGEPAHTLLKLPLLLGVPAVMFWLLRREPATWTAESPTTSWRRYGPAIPVAVWLALSYAGPLSPPPSDYALEVDAFTLAITIVVVLLVNSVLEEVFYRRWLQTRWELLLGRWPAIVLASLLWAAWHIGIQGTGSLQTDLASTFVNQGVLGLFLGYLWSKYRTMWPILVVHGAVNVVPVLTPLL, encoded by the coding sequence ATGTGGTGGCGCTGGATCCCGGCGCTCGCCGGGATCGCGCTCGTGCGTCTCGTTCCACCCGATGTGAGCATGGGGGTCCGAAAAGGACGCAAGCTCCGCATCGAGGCCGCCGTTCTGCTGGCGGCGGCCGTCCTCTTCGCCACGACGCTTCGCCTGGCGGGTGGTGGCGAACCAGCCCACACGCTGTTGAAGCTACCGCTGCTTCTCGGTGTGCCTGCGGTGATGTTCTGGTTGCTGCGCCGCGAACCCGCCACCTGGACCGCGGAATCTCCCACGACGTCATGGCGACGCTACGGACCGGCGATCCCGGTGGCGGTGTGGCTGGCCCTCAGCTACGCAGGACCGCTTTCGCCACCGCCCAGCGATTACGCACTCGAGGTCGACGCATTCACGTTGGCCATCACCATCGTTGTCGTGTTGCTGGTCAACAGTGTTCTCGAGGAAGTCTTCTACCGACGATGGCTGCAAACGAGGTGGGAACTCCTGCTCGGTCGCTGGCCTGCCATCGTGCTCGCCTCCCTGCTGTGGGCCGCCTGGCACATCGGCATCCAGGGCACCGGCTCGCTGCAAACCGATCTCGCCTCCACCTTCGTCAACCAGGGTGTCCTCGGGCTGTTCCTCGGCTACCTGTGGAGCAAGTACCGCACGATGTGGCCCATCCTGGTGGTCCACGGCGCCGTCAACGTCGTTCCCGTCCTGACACCGCTGCTGTAA